In Verrucomicrobiia bacterium, the genomic stretch CGCGATTCTCGTAAGGTTTTTCCCGGAGCTGGTCGACGATCGGATTGCTTTCGTACTTCATCTGATAATTGACAAACACGGTCCACGGCAGGTTGGCGAGACCGAGGTCCACGACCATCAGGATGCCAAGCAAGATGCCAGCGGTCTTAGCTTTCTCTCCTGCAAATTTCCCCTTCAGGATGGCCGTCATGAGAACCACACTGGCGACCAGGAACGCGATGAAAATTCCCACCTGCTTGATGCTGAATTTGGCGATCATGCGCGCAAGTTCGGCGTCGAACTGAACCGTTTGCAAATATTCCACCAGGCTTTTCTGGGAGGCGGCATATACGATCCAACCGATGAAACTCACTGCAATCGCGATGAACATGCCGAGGATCCATCGTCGATCGCCTGGGACACGCTGCGGATTGGCAGGTGTGACATAGCGCGCCCACAACGCATTCACGCCATAGGCGAAGAGCACCACGGCCGCGAAATTAAAAATGGCTGTGAACTTGACCGGGTTGCGGATCATCGACAGGTAAGGCAGCGCGTAAAACACCTTGAAAAACGGAGCAAAGCGGCCGAACGCCAGAAGCAGGGTGACGACAGATGCGGCGATCCAGAACCAGAGCAGGCGTCGGTCGTCTGGTGCAAATACAGAATCCTTGCGGCGAAAGGCCTGCCATACGGTCCAGCATAGGATTAGCACGACTGGCACACCGAGATAGGCGCCGCCGCCGGAAAACCGCATTGATCCGGCGGGCGGGGGCTGGGATCTGTCGCTCGCGAAATAGCGATCCCATGCAGGGTCGCGGCCGATGGCTCCCCAATAGTTTCCGCCTTCCGGGGTGTCCATTCGGAATCCAAACAAACCTGGCACGGCAAAGGTCAGCACCTCCTTTTTGGGAAAGCTCCATTGCGTGATGAAATCCCAATGTTGCTGCGGCGTTCGGTCGTCCTCGCCTGACCCGTGGGCGCCAATGATCTGGGTGGTGACAAGGGTGGCGAGCGTCTGCGCGGCGACCAGTGCTGAACAGATCGCAATGATCGCGGTGCGGCCGGCTCCAGCCAGCAGGCAGCGCCACCACGGACCGGGACCCCGGACAATGGATAAGAAAACGGTAAGCGCGGCCACGCAAATGCTGAACAACGCGCCGTTATCCAGACCTTCCATGATGCTCAATCCGACGCATGCGCCGGCGAGAACGAGCCTGAGAATTTGTCCGGTCGCGGTTCGTGCGCGGAAGCTGGCAATGAGAACAGACACAGCAACGAAGTTCATTCCCATCGCAATCTGTTGCGACGCGACACCCCAGCAGGCAGTGGAAACGAAGACTGAGCTCAATGCTGCAGCAAAGCCCCCAAGAGCGCAAGCGACGGGTGAAAAGCGGAGTTGACGAAAAAGCATCCACGCACCCATTCCAAGGATGAAAAGCGCCACGGGTGCTAGGAACTTCGAAATTCCGACCGGCCCGAGCACCCACTTCAGCAGCGTCGTGATATTCGCGGTAAACGCACCGCTTGCAAACCCGATCGAGTTCAGGTCGAACCAGATCCCAGTGATGCCCTGCGGCAAATCGAGCACATCGGCATTTTGAATGCCGAGTGGACCGTCATTGGAAAAGTGAACGACACCCGGCGTAAAGCTTTGCCAGAACAGGGCGCCGAGAATTGCAGCGAGCAATGCTGCGAACCATAAACCGTTGAATTTCGTCCGAGGGTTGCTCGGGTTGGTCGTCATAAAGATGGAGAATTCTTGCGCCATTCTCTGGATGCGCTGGAACATGACAAGGGAAAACCGGGTCAGGCATCCACGTTGGATGTGAGCCTCCGCGGTCGCACAGCGGCCTGTGGCTCCAGCTGCAATAGAACAAAGGGGTGTTCGATCTCCGATGAGTTTAGGGCATGAAACTTAACCTTGCGTTGAGGTCGCGGCGACTGGCTAACATAAAGCGCCAAATGAAGCTGCTCATTACCGGAATCTGCGGGTTTGTCGGATCCACGCTGGCCCGCGCGCTCCAGGAACAGTGCCCCCGCGGGGAGTCGCTTCAGATCTTTGGGGTCGATAATTTTTCGCGTCCCGGGAGTGAGCGCAACCGGCTGGACCTTCGCGCCCGCGGAATCTCTATTCAACACGCGGATTTGCGGGTGGCAACTGACGTGGATCGGCTGCCGCAATTCGACTGGGTGCTCGATGCCGCCGCCAATCCAAGCGTACTCGCGGGGATTGATGGCAAGACGAGCAGCCGGGAAATCCTCGATCACAACCTATACTCCACGATTAACCTGCTGGAGGCATGCAAGCGCTACAAGGCTGGATTCATATTGTTGAGCACCAGCCGCGTCTACTCCATTCCAGGCCTAGTGGGATTACCGATGCAGGTTCGGGAAGGGGCGTTTCACCTCGATTCAACAGCACCACTTCCTCGCGGAGTTTCGGCGCGCGGCATCCAGGAACAGTTTTCCACGGAATCGCCTGTATCGCTTTACGGTGCCAGCAAGGTGGCGTCGGAACTTCTCGCTCTGGAATACGGCGCCTGTTTCTCGCTCCCGATCTGGATCAATCGATGCGGCGTGCTCGCCGGTGCTGGACAATTTGGACGCCCTGACCAGGGGATCGTCAGTTACTGGATCCATTCGTGGCTTCGCAAGCGGCCTCTGAAATACATTGGTTTTGGCGGGACCGGTCATCAATCCCGCGATGCGTTTCACCCGCGCGACCTCGT encodes the following:
- a CDS encoding NAD-dependent epimerase/dehydratase family protein; the encoded protein is MKLLITGICGFVGSTLARALQEQCPRGESLQIFGVDNFSRPGSERNRLDLRARGISIQHADLRVATDVDRLPQFDWVLDAAANPSVLAGIDGKTSSREILDHNLYSTINLLEACKRYKAGFILLSTSRVYSIPGLVGLPMQVREGAFHLDSTAPLPRGVSARGIQEQFSTESPVSLYGASKVASELLALEYGACFSLPIWINRCGVLAGAGQFGRPDQGIVSYWIHSWLRKRPLKYIGFGGTGHQSRDAFHPRDLVPLLQKQIASVGSAPERVFNLGGGLDNTFSLLQLSSWCEQRFGRHEVAADHTPRSFDIPWMTMDFTKAREFWGWKPHTSLMALFEELAQHAEANPNWLEISADR